One Megalops cyprinoides isolate fMegCyp1 chromosome 4, fMegCyp1.pri, whole genome shotgun sequence genomic window carries:
- the LOC118776502 gene encoding uncharacterized protein LOC118776502, giving the protein MFRVLCVTAMLCCILQGEAFILHHSEKKLASLPPATVSDIPVIKMNRCQGELLKDIRQMLLKALNLEKEPQVSGVELSRIREQWKAAFKATNNSTTEIQEVTGVSTTSTPENPGNNEWTNKTDMHCCQLVSKIFIKDLGWQNWIIYPESFIYTHCAPCSSRMDSISQICRAHSSPSKMECCRSVSQELVPFLYVDRFETLVISSVYLPKQCGCKPGTNPHHV; this is encoded by the exons ATGTtccgtgtgctgtgtgtaacagCTATGCTTTGCTGCATTCTCCAAGGAGAAGCATTCATCCTTCATCACTCCGAGAAGAAACTTGCTTCTCTGCCCCCCGCCACTGTCTCTGATATACCTGTGATCAAGATGAACAG ATGCCAAGGGGAGCTGCTGAAGGATATCAGACAGATGCTCCTGAAGGCACTGAACCTGGAAAAGGAGCCTCAGGTGTCTGGTGTTGAACTGAGCAGGATAAGAGAGCAGTGGAAGGCTGCATTTAAAGCCaccaacaacagcacaacagagaTCCAAGAAGTCACTG GGGTTAGCACAACCTCCACACCAGAGAACCCTGGAAACAATGAGTGGACCAACaagacagacatgcactgcTGTCAACTGGTTTCTAAAATCTTCATCAaag ATCTGGGCTGGCAGAACTGGATTATATATCCAGAGAGTTTTATCTACACCCACTGTGCACCCTGCTCTTCCCGAATGGACTCAATCTCCCAAATTTGCAGAGCTCATAGCTCTCCTTCCAAG ATGGAGTGCTGCCGATCTGTGTCACAAGAGCTGGTTCCATTcttgtatgtggacaggtttgaAACACTGGTCATCTCCTCCGTGTATCTGCCCAAACAGTGTGGCTGCAAACCGGGCACTAACCCCCACCATGTGTGA
- the LOC118776503 gene encoding serine/threonine-protein phosphatase with EF-hands 2 has translation MITERDIAPGSDVEQDNTVWKNICIKLFPLGISMGCGVTKSSDIGSKACRKAPAMRAAILIQRWYRQYVARMEMRRRCIWNIFQSIEYAGLQDQIKLYNFLGYLVDHFTPASSERNLISHIFRENEICRDVEWERYFCYKNIEVPEIYSGPHLTFPLTVVQANELVVAFKNKKQLHSRYVLQLLLETWKLLKTLPNINRISTCNSKEITICGDLHGQLEDLLLIFYKNGVPSMEKPYVFNGDFVDRGKDSIEILLILFAFLLLYPNDVHLNRGNHEDHIVNLRYGFTKEVLSKYKLHGKRILKLLHKIFSWLPLATVIDQKVLILHGGISDTTDLSVITKADRHRYLSALRPPKKKRLDSEGHSSLDSDMDDESWGPKNSPVRWRQGSLTYRNPFSSRNDFQRRSLQDFSDRLKCSEEEEEELVERRRKARFSWSYRDLHQSLPFDNDSDSAELYDVNSEEWKQIVDVLWSDPMPQDGCIPNDLRGGGCYWGPDVTDEVLNRHNLHLLIRSHECKQEGYEFCHNRKVVTIFSASNYYEVGSNRGAYIRLGPDLVPHFIQYQASDMTRGLSLRQSVGHAEHSALRILREQLFAHKSDLISAFQEYDQENTGFISQNNWAEAVEKVLRLNLPWRVLRTQLVTCTPDGMLDYQAWFCELAIKEPANENVHQRLLETLYRHRSTLETIFRIVDTGNSGLISFEDFRQTWKLLSAYLNVEISDEVISDLMVSIDSDQDGCIDINEFMESFRLVDKNRLERGQSLLIDQASDLPQEEPSSET, from the exons AtgatcacagagagggacattgcGCCTGGTAGCGATGTTGAGCAGGACAATACAG tgtggaaaaatatttgtattaaattatttccCTTGGGAATCT CCATGGGATGTGGAGTCACAAAATCAAGTGATATAGGATCAAAAGCATGCAGAAAAG ccccagcaatgAGAGCAGCGATATTAATTCAGCGGTGGTACCGTCAATACGTCGCCCGCATGGAGATGAGACGCAGATGCATCTGGAACATCTTCCAGTCTATTGAATATGCAGGACTGCAGGACCAGATAAAG CTGTACAATTTCCTGGGCTACCTTGTCGATCACTTCACACCAGCTAGCAGTGAAC GAAACCTGATCTCTCACATCTTCAGGGAAAATGAGATCTGTCGTGACGTGGAGTGGGAGAGGTACTTCTGTTACAAGAACATTGAAGTGCCAGAAATCTACTCTGGACCTCACCTCACCTTCCCTCTCACTGTTGTTCAGGCAAATGAATTAGTGGTGGCCTTCAAGAACAAAAAA CAGCTCCATTCTCGATAtgtcctccagcttctcctggaAACTTGGAAACTGCTCAAAACCCTTCCAAATATCAATCGGATCTCTACCTGCAACAGCAAAGAGATCACTATCTGTG GAGATTTACATGGGCAACTTGAAGATttgctgttaatattttataag AATGGTGTGCCATCAATGGAGAAGCCATATGTTTTCAATGGGGACTTTGTGGATCGAGGGAAGGACTCAATCGAGATACTTCTCATCCTATTTGCTTTCCTACTGCTGTACCCGAATGATGTTCATCTTAACAGAGGAAACCATGAGGACCACATTGTTAACCTTAG GTATGGCTTCACCAAGGAAGTGTTGAGTAAATATAAG CTTCACGGGAAGAGAATTCTGAAGCTGCTCCATAAGATCTTTAGTTGGTTGCCCCTGGCAACGGTAATTGACCAAAAGGTGTTGATTCTGCATGGAGGGATCTCTGACACCACTGACCTCAGTGTCATCACTAaagctgacagacacaga TATCTATCAGCACTGAGGCCTCCAAAGAAGAAGAGACTTGACTCAGAGGGACACTCATCTTTAGACTCGGACATGGACGACGAATCATGGGGCCCCAAAAACAGCCCTGTCAGATGGAGGCAGGGTTCTCTGACCTACCGGAACCCCTTCAGCTCCCGTAACGATTTCCAGCGGCGATCACTGCAGGACTTCTCAGACAGGCTAAAAtgctcagaggaggaggaggaggagttggTGGAGCGACGGAGGAAAGCCCGGTTCAGCTGGTCCTACAGGGACCTCCACCAGTCCCTTCCCTTTGACAATGACTCTGACTCCGCTGAGCTCTACGATGTCAACAGTGAGGAATGGAAACAG ATTGTGGACGTTTTGTGGAGTGACCCCATGCCTCAGGATGGCTGCATCCCCAATGACTTGCGGGGTGGTGGGTGTTACTGGGGCCCAGACGTGACGGATGAGGTCCTGAACAGACACAACTTGCATCTGCTTATTCGCTCCCATGAATGCAAGCAGGAGGGCTATGAGTTCTGCCACAATCGCAAG GTTGTGACAATTTTTTCTGCCTCCAACTACTATGAGGTGGGCAGTAACAGAGGTGCCTACATTAGACTGGGTCCAGATCTGGTGCCTCATTTCATTCAGTACCAGGCCAGTGATATGACTCGAGGACTAAGCCTGAGGCAAAG TGTTGGACATGCTGAGCACTCTGCCCTAAGGATCCTGAGAGAGCAGCTCTTTGCACACAAGTCAGATCTCATCAGTGCCTTCCAGGAGTATGACCAGGAGAACACAG GTTTCATCTCTCAGAATAACTGGGCTGAAGCAGTGGAGAAAGTGCTAAGACTGAATTTGCCTTGGCGGGTTCTGCGCACTCAGCTGGTGACCTGCACCCCTGACGGCATGCTTGACTACCAGGCCTGGTTCTGTGAGCTAGCCATCAAAGAACCTGCGAATGAG AATGTACACCAGAGATTGCTAGAGACTCTGTACAGACATCGCTCCACCCTCGAGACGATCTTCAGAATCGTAGACACAGGCAACTCAG GCCTAATCTCCTTTGAGGATTTCCGTCAGACATGGAAACTGCTCAGCGCCTACCTCAATGTGGAAATCAGCGATGAGGTCATCTCCGATCTGATGGTCAGTATTGATTCTGACCAGGACGGTTGCATTGACATCAACGAGTTCATGGAATCATTCCGTTTGGTAGACAAGAACAGACTGGAGAGGGGGCAAAGCTTGTTAATAGACCAGGCCTCAGATCTCCCCCAGGAGGAACCCTCATCTGAGACATGA